One part of the Treponema peruense genome encodes these proteins:
- a CDS encoding chromate transporter, with amino-acid sequence MNLFFLFLIFFYIGLFAIGGGLVAATFMQQVLVEKYALISAEKFYSMLAISESTPGPIGINLATYIGTELYGPIGGIVTTLGEVLPSFIVIIAIARFFAHFQDKPAVKSVFATLRPATSGMVLIALIQVFSIAILNPLDTITSPLNAVKWPSLAFYAVCLAVLFLTKLHPVFIVVVGAVFGVLFL; translated from the coding sequence ATGAATCTTTTCTTTCTTTTTCTGATTTTTTTCTACATCGGGCTTTTTGCCATAGGGGGAGGCCTTGTTGCAGCTACATTCATGCAGCAGGTTCTTGTCGAAAAGTATGCGCTTATTTCTGCAGAAAAATTCTATTCGATGCTTGCTATAAGCGAAAGTACTCCGGGGCCAATCGGAATCAATCTTGCCACCTATATAGGAACTGAACTTTACGGTCCCATAGGCGGAATTGTCACTACTTTGGGTGAAGTGCTTCCGTCTTTTATTGTAATAATTGCAATTGCCAGATTTTTTGCACATTTTCAGGACAAGCCTGCAGTCAAGTCTGTTTTTGCCACTCTGCGTCCTGCAACAAGTGGCATGGTTCTTATTGCGCTGATTCAGGTTTTTTCTATAGCAATTCTGAATCCGCTTGATACGATTACTTCCCCCCTTAATGCCGTAAAATGGCCGTCTCTTGCCTTTTATGCTGTTTGTCTTGCTGTTCTATTTTTGACAAAGCTTCATCCGGTTTTTATTGTTGTCGTCGGTGCTGTTTTTGGGGTGTTGTTTTTGTAA
- the deoD gene encoding purine-nucleoside phosphorylase: MSIHINAPEGAVAESVLLPGDPLRARFIAENFLEDSECYNEVRGMYGFTGIYKGCRVSVQGTGMGQPSLSIYATELFNDYNVQKAVRVGTCGAIQNDIQLRDVIIASGACSDSGLNTMRFGSMHFCPVADYSLLSAAVSAAKNLGINAKVGLCASSDMFYDSRSTWQTWAEYGVLGVEMEAAELYTLAAKFGRKALAVLTASDHILLGTKTTAEERQTSFSNMVRIGLDAVTA; the protein is encoded by the coding sequence ATGAGTATACATATTAACGCGCCTGAAGGTGCAGTTGCCGAGTCTGTTCTTCTTCCCGGAGACCCGCTCAGAGCCAGATTTATTGCCGAAAACTTTCTTGAAGATTCTGAGTGTTATAATGAAGTCCGCGGAATGTACGGATTTACAGGTATTTATAAGGGTTGTCGCGTTTCTGTACAGGGAACGGGTATGGGGCAGCCGTCTTTGTCTATTTATGCAACAGAACTTTTTAACGACTACAATGTGCAGAAGGCTGTCAGAGTCGGAACTTGCGGTGCAATCCAAAATGATATTCAGCTCAGAGATGTCATTATTGCTTCAGGCGCCTGTTCTGATTCAGGGTTGAATACAATGCGCTTCGGTTCAATGCATTTTTGCCCGGTAGCCGACTATTCTCTTCTTTCGGCTGCGGTTTCTGCTGCCAAAAATCTGGGGATAAATGCAAAAGTCGGTCTCTGTGCTTCGAGCGACATGTTTTATGACAGCCGTTCAACCTGGCAAACATGGGCAGAGTACGGTGTTCTTGGGGTAGAAATGGAAGCCGCCGAACTTTATACACTTGCGGCAAAATTCGGCAGAAAAGCGCTCGCCGTTCTTACTGCAAGCGACCACATTCTTTTGGGTACAAAAACCACAGCCGAAGAAAGACAGACTTCTTTTTCCAATATGGTCAGAATAGGTCTTGATGCCGTGACTGCCTGA
- a CDS encoding glycosyltransferase family protein: MKPTLLVLAAGMGSRYGGVKQIDAVGLNNECLLDFAAYDAKKCGFGKVVFVIRKDIEKDFRERLFDRVAKNFDAEYVFQTKDALLDEQEIARAADRTKPWGTIHAVLCAEKAINSPFAVINSDDYYGRDAFKTLGEYLSNIDPHSPEHAMVGYVLGNTMSKSGSVSRGVCTVKDGYLESITENTKISYKGDGIVSELDGKEIPLTGKEWVSMNLFAFSLKAFTGFHKYWDNFKKTSLELPKAEALLPVAASDIVKAKEGSIKFFTSTEKWFGMTYPEDRAIVKQEIAKKIADGYYPETLWEHC; this comes from the coding sequence ATGAAACCAACATTGCTTGTGCTGGCGGCCGGTATGGGAAGCCGTTATGGCGGAGTAAAACAGATTGATGCAGTAGGACTTAACAACGAGTGCCTTTTGGACTTTGCCGCTTATGATGCAAAAAAATGCGGATTCGGAAAGGTCGTTTTTGTTATCAGAAAAGATATAGAAAAAGACTTCCGTGAACGCCTTTTTGACCGTGTAGCCAAAAACTTCGATGCAGAATATGTCTTCCAGACAAAAGACGCACTTCTTGATGAACAGGAAATTGCACGCGCTGCAGACAGAACAAAGCCCTGGGGTACAATCCATGCCGTTCTCTGTGCAGAAAAGGCAATTAATTCACCTTTTGCCGTAATCAACAGCGATGACTATTACGGACGCGATGCCTTCAAAACACTGGGTGAATATCTTTCAAACATAGATCCCCATTCCCCTGAACATGCCATGGTCGGCTATGTACTCGGAAACACAATGAGCAAAAGCGGTTCGGTAAGCCGCGGTGTCTGTACCGTAAAGGACGGTTACCTTGAGTCAATTACAGAAAATACCAAAATCAGCTATAAAGGCGATGGCATTGTAAGCGAACTCGACGGAAAAGAAATTCCTCTTACCGGAAAAGAATGGGTAAGCATGAACCTGTTTGCATTCAGCCTTAAAGCCTTTACCGGTTTTCACAAATACTGGGACAACTTCAAGAAAACTTCACTTGAACTGCCCAAGGCCGAAGCCCTTCTTCCCGTTGCGGCAAGCGACATTGTAAAGGCAAAAGAGGGCAGTATAAAATTCTTTACTTCTACAGAAAAATGGTTCGGCATGACTTATCCCGAAGACCGTGCAATTGTAAAGCAGGAAATTGCAAAGAAAATTGCAGACGGCTACTATCCCGAAACGCTCTGGGAACACTGCTGA
- a CDS encoding type I phosphomannose isomerase catalytic subunit, protein MIKLNAIKSDKVWGYELWEASTHPNGLQHELQTFTGGDYPLLVKVIQADDRLSVQVHPDDEKAELYEHCRGKTECWYVLDAAENARLVYGLNGVYTPSELRGAIQANSIQDCLRYVNVKKGDFVYIPAGTVHAIGGGLRLLEIQQSSDITYRLYDWGRGRECHVERAISCIKTQGERNVSAFPGVFSCPYFTLEEITVENEYDSVVDSAPHDTMPCDFVLAFIIDGTGTINGTEVKAEDTLVFAPSEKFCARGNLKIMKIVPAGQRYR, encoded by the coding sequence ATGATAAAACTGAACGCAATAAAATCAGACAAGGTTTGGGGATATGAACTTTGGGAAGCATCAACCCACCCGAATGGTCTTCAGCACGAATTGCAGACATTTACCGGTGGGGACTATCCTCTTTTGGTAAAGGTTATTCAGGCAGATGATCGTCTGAGCGTTCAGGTTCACCCCGATGACGAAAAAGCCGAACTTTACGAGCATTGCCGCGGAAAAACAGAATGCTGGTACGTTCTTGATGCTGCCGAAAATGCACGCCTTGTTTACGGCCTGAACGGTGTCTATACTCCCAGTGAACTCAGGGGTGCAATACAAGCCAATTCAATCCAGGACTGTCTGCGCTATGTTAATGTAAAGAAGGGTGACTTTGTATATATTCCCGCAGGAACTGTCCATGCTATTGGCGGCGGGCTCAGACTTTTGGAAATACAGCAGTCAAGCGACATAACATACCGTCTTTATGACTGGGGCCGGGGAAGGGAATGTCATGTAGAGCGCGCTATTTCATGCATAAAGACCCAGGGAGAAAGAAATGTGTCTGCTTTTCCCGGCGTGTTTTCATGCCCGTACTTTACCCTCGAAGAAATTACGGTAGAAAACGAATATGATTCTGTGGTAGATTCAGCTCCCCACGATACCATGCCGTGTGATTTTGTTCTTGCCTTTATTATTGACGGAACGGGAACAATAAACGGAACAGAAGTAAAAGCCGAAGATACGCTTGTGTTTGCCCCTTCAGAAAAATTCTGTGCGCGCGGAAACCTTAAAATCATGAAAATTGTTCCGGCGGGACAAAGGTACAGATAG
- the lon gene encoding endopeptidase La encodes MKDKSSNNNDIIGLPAEPQLPNKLSILPIGGRPIFPGIFTPLMVNSEEDTNVIEDAQNGDGYIGIVMLKNDKENPTLVDLHSVGTVARIIKRINLPDGGINVFVSTIKRFRIKKILSSSSPMVAAVDYLDDEEDNTFEVKALTRALMSEMKEISENNPMFSEEMRLNMVNIDHPGKIADFIASILNIDKDEQQKVLELVNVRKRMEQVLVFIKKEQEILRVQKKIQTELNDKVEKNQREYFLREELKSIQEELGIAGDSKSSDYQKFKAKIDSFNLEGEAKETVYSELEKFQLLDPHDPEYNSSRAYLGLVTALPWNDSPAEKFSLTDARKVLDGDHYGLEDVKKRILEYLSVRKLKKDGKGSVLILVGPPGVGKTSVGRSIAKAMNKPFFRFSVGGEHDEAKIKGFRRTYIGAMPGQIIEGLKITKSKSPVFMIDEVDKMNASAQGDPSAALLEVLDPEQNINFRDTYLDIPFDVSNVFFILTANTLDGIQQPLLDRAEIIELSGYIDQEKMEIAKKYLVPKNLEKNGLKKSQVKFTRAALSLIATEYAREAGVRNFEKCIDKITRKLIFEQVLEFESSEKNADALGPSVAKKVFNIDVPEVRKYLGKPVFDESQIKTAGVAGTAIGLAWTSMGGDTLLLESISFKSEKGGLQLTGQMGDVMKESAQIAMNWSKKYAISNGIKDGKWFEENTVHLHIPEGATPKDGPSAGITMATTFMSLFTGKKIKPHLAMTGELSLTGQVLPIGGLREKTVAAKRNKIKTIIIPKANERDLEDIPEHVKKGIKFIPVSDVSEVIKLAF; translated from the coding sequence ATGAAAGACAAATCATCAAATAATAATGATATCATAGGATTGCCTGCAGAACCTCAGCTTCCTAACAAACTGTCTATACTTCCTATAGGCGGCAGGCCTATTTTCCCGGGAATTTTTACTCCTCTCATGGTAAACAGTGAGGAAGACACAAATGTTATAGAAGATGCCCAGAACGGTGACGGTTATATCGGAATCGTTATGCTTAAAAACGACAAGGAAAATCCTACTCTTGTTGACCTTCATTCAGTGGGAACTGTTGCCCGCATTATAAAGAGAATTAATCTTCCCGATGGCGGAATAAATGTTTTTGTTTCTACAATAAAAAGATTCCGCATAAAGAAAATCCTGAGTTCTTCTTCGCCAATGGTTGCTGCCGTTGATTATCTTGATGATGAAGAAGATAATACCTTTGAAGTAAAAGCACTTACCCGCGCACTCATGAGTGAAATGAAGGAAATAAGTGAAAATAATCCCATGTTCAGCGAAGAAATGCGTCTTAACATGGTGAATATTGATCACCCCGGAAAAATCGCTGACTTTATTGCGTCAATTCTTAATATCGACAAAGACGAGCAGCAGAAGGTACTTGAGCTTGTAAATGTACGCAAAAGAATGGAACAGGTTCTTGTCTTTATAAAAAAAGAGCAGGAAATTTTGCGTGTACAGAAAAAAATCCAGACAGAACTCAATGACAAGGTAGAAAAAAATCAGAGGGAATATTTTCTTCGCGAAGAGCTCAAGAGCATTCAGGAGGAACTTGGTATTGCCGGTGACTCAAAGTCGAGCGATTATCAGAAGTTCAAGGCAAAGATAGATTCATTCAATCTGGAAGGAGAAGCCAAAGAAACAGTTTATTCAGAACTCGAAAAATTCCAGCTTCTGGACCCGCATGATCCTGAATACAATTCTTCAAGGGCTTATCTTGGTCTTGTTACAGCCCTTCCGTGGAATGATTCTCCTGCAGAGAAATTTTCACTTACCGACGCGCGCAAGGTTCTGGATGGCGACCATTACGGCCTTGAAGATGTAAAGAAACGCATACTGGAATATCTTTCTGTAAGAAAATTAAAGAAAGACGGAAAAGGTTCTGTTCTCATTCTTGTAGGTCCGCCGGGAGTAGGAAAGACCAGCGTAGGCCGTTCCATAGCAAAGGCAATGAACAAACCTTTCTTCAGATTCAGTGTGGGCGGTGAACATGATGAAGCAAAAATCAAAGGATTCCGCCGTACGTATATAGGTGCAATGCCTGGTCAGATTATAGAAGGGCTCAAGATTACAAAGTCAAAGTCCCCTGTCTTTATGATTGATGAAGTAGACAAGATGAATGCCAGTGCCCAAGGTGATCCTTCTGCGGCTCTTCTTGAAGTGCTTGACCCGGAGCAGAACATTAACTTCAGGGACACTTATCTTGATATTCCATTTGATGTAAGCAATGTATTTTTTATTCTTACTGCAAATACTCTGGACGGAATCCAACAGCCGCTTCTTGACCGTGCCGAAATTATTGAACTTTCGGGTTATATCGATCAGGAAAAAATGGAGATTGCAAAAAAGTATCTGGTTCCCAAAAATCTCGAAAAGAACGGGCTCAAAAAGTCTCAGGTTAAATTTACACGCGCGGCACTTTCCCTTATTGCAACGGAATATGCGCGTGAAGCCGGTGTGCGCAATTTTGAAAAGTGCATCGATAAAATTACGCGAAAACTTATTTTTGAACAGGTATTGGAATTTGAAAGTTCAGAAAAAAATGCTGATGCACTTGGACCGTCTGTAGCAAAAAAAGTTTTCAATATTGATGTTCCCGAAGTGCGAAAATATCTTGGAAAGCCGGTGTTTGACGAAAGCCAGATTAAAACGGCAGGTGTTGCGGGAACGGCCATTGGTCTTGCGTGGACGAGTATGGGAGGAGATACTCTTCTTCTTGAGTCCATTTCGTTCAAATCAGAAAAGGGCGGGCTGCAGCTTACGGGACAGATGGGTGACGTTATGAAAGAAAGTGCACAGATAGCCATGAACTGGTCAAAAAAATACGCCATTTCGAACGGAATAAAAGACGGAAAGTGGTTTGAAGAAAATACTGTTCATCTTCATATTCCTGAAGGCGCTACTCCCAAAGACGGTCCTTCTGCAGGAATAACAATGGCGACTACCTTTATGTCTCTTTTTACGGGAAAAAAGATAAAGCCGCATCTTGCCATGACCGGTGAGCTGAGTCTTACAGGACAGGTGCTTCCGATTGGCGGCTTAAGGGAAAAAACCGTTGCAGCAAAGCGTAATAAAATAAAGACAATTATCATTCCAAAGGCCAATGAGCGTGACCTTGAAGATATTCCTGAACACGTAAAAAAAGGAATTAAATTTATTCCCGTATCTGATGTGTCCGAAGTAATAAAACTTGCGTTTTGA
- a CDS encoding flavin reductase family protein: MFKEVDLKDAYKMISGTAVVASKGKFSYDITPYGWIMPMDYEPVTKVIFSSDPAHQCAHNVKETKEFAVCIPKSQDAHWIEKAGSVSDEHADKFKMFGIEGTKAKKTDLMIPENEIQGWIECRLIRVIKEGSVELFLGEAVAAYSL; the protein is encoded by the coding sequence ATGTTCAAAGAAGTTGATTTGAAAGATGCCTACAAAATGATAAGCGGAACAGCGGTAGTTGCGTCAAAGGGAAAATTCAGTTACGACATAACGCCGTACGGATGGATTATGCCAATGGATTACGAACCTGTTACAAAAGTAATATTCAGTTCTGACCCGGCCCACCAGTGCGCACACAACGTAAAGGAAACAAAAGAATTTGCAGTCTGTATTCCAAAGTCACAGGATGCACACTGGATAGAAAAAGCAGGTTCTGTTTCTGATGAACATGCAGACAAGTTCAAAATGTTCGGCATTGAAGGAACAAAAGCAAAGAAAACCGATTTAATGATTCCCGAAAATGAAATTCAGGGTTGGATTGAATGTCGCCTTATCCGCGTAATCAAAGAAGGCTCCGTTGAACTTTTCCTTGGTGAAGCGGTTGCTGCATACAGTCTGTAA
- a CDS encoding outer membrane lipoprotein-sorting protein, whose translation MKLNLKKIMTLGTALVAASALAFADEQGDKIMEQVHAVEKPAYSHSLVEMTLTDKNGTTEVRRMEEYGRNKDGTTSAVMVFLSPASIKNTRFLQCENKNAADDKWIYLPALKSTRRINSSEGSKSFMGTDATYDDLSTRELSEDTHEYIKEEPKLSYPDCYVVKEVPVDKKSSQYSYRMVWVDKKTMYPVYTELYDKNGSLEKVLTVAKIENHDGYNIPMENKMENVQTGHTTQLKIVRVDVTTAIPERVFTQAFLSNGR comes from the coding sequence ATGAAATTAAATTTGAAAAAAATCATGACACTTGGAACTGCACTTGTTGCAGCATCAGCACTTGCATTTGCCGACGAACAGGGCGACAAAATTATGGAACAGGTTCATGCTGTAGAAAAACCCGCTTACTCACATTCGCTTGTCGAAATGACACTCACCGACAAAAACGGAACAACAGAAGTCAGGCGCATGGAAGAATACGGAAGAAACAAAGACGGAACTACAAGTGCCGTAATGGTTTTCCTTTCCCCTGCTTCCATCAAAAACACACGCTTTCTTCAGTGCGAAAACAAAAATGCAGCCGATGACAAATGGATTTATCTTCCGGCCCTCAAAAGCACACGCCGCATAAATTCCAGCGAAGGTTCAAAATCATTTATGGGAACAGATGCCACATATGATGATCTTTCTACCCGCGAACTTTCAGAAGACACACACGAGTATATCAAGGAAGAACCAAAGCTTTCGTACCCGGACTGCTATGTTGTAAAAGAAGTTCCTGTAGACAAAAAGTCCAGCCAGTACAGCTACAGAATGGTCTGGGTAGACAAAAAAACAATGTACCCAGTCTACACCGAACTTTATGACAAAAACGGAAGCCTTGAAAAAGTACTTACCGTTGCAAAAATAGAAAACCACGACGGATACAACATTCCTATGGAAAACAAAATGGAAAACGTTCAGACCGGCCACACTACACAACTTAAGATAGTACGCGTAGACGTAACGACTGCAATTCCAGAAAGAGTATTTACACAGGCTTTCCTGAGCAACGGAAGATAA
- a CDS encoding efflux RND transporter permease subunit — translation MKFLKKFFRHPKLIVAVCLLVTAGCGFFIKNLTLDNSIRQFFPQKDVSYTRMTETEDQFGSMLSIGLTLEAKDGTILTPEYIDVVRKITDRALSIKEVENIDSLTHIDYVCEQDGSICATQLIPDTYTGTEEDINLLRSRLSEWDDMYGRVIINDDGTATQMQITISPNKTSESDSTRQQRVLDEVRSIAKEETKGHSLKFKLAGEPVLSENSRAFMMSDLMRLIPLVIIVVLLSLFLSFKTVDGTILPLITVLMSTVISCGLMGMFGVTFTLVSSVIPVALIAVGSAYGIHVLTHYYVALDSIEGELTKEKYEECVFSGLKEVWTAVLLAGLTTIVGFISLVSSPIGPLHSFSVFTAIGVALSLIFSVTFIPAVLLLKDLSKVRTKSRKIAKLTDKMKSRLEKAKKLRGGKEEDEASADTLYSIFKFFCGSKTRLVLTSLAIVALSLTGLRLLKIDTALINYFPKTAQFRQDLDYIDKDFAGTNSVFFTITGPEKGDIANPELLKAVDDMQNQLQEDHESIGKIVSLTTFIKRINQVWHVPTTETVQETQTAAVSEEDSAQTADLSWGDDSDWGSSDSLSWGDDETSEEETVPQVQFNDPNTEYAKVLSGTMTTKEVLDLLNEAYTAAGGKNATTDEIVDELMKKTNYNGAAYYEIPYDTAKYPVASREELKGVVNGYLTLLSGSLGRFIDDDMNPQTMRITCQLRSHSTDETGSIIADAKKFAQERFPEGYTLEATGSGEMEYTMTKMIVSSQFSSLAVSLISVFIIIAVSFKSVWAGLLGAVPLALAILLNYMTMGFAHINLDLVTSIIASVAVGVGIDYTIHFLTTYREERAKSDDIVLVTKMTFKKSGHGIMTNAVAVGLGFLVLCLSKFTVLKYIGVLVAIVMFTSSFLAMTIIPGILNLTDPKFIRPKEK, via the coding sequence ATGAAATTCCTGAAAAAATTCTTCAGACATCCAAAACTGATTGTTGCGGTATGTCTTCTGGTAACGGCAGGGTGTGGATTTTTCATAAAAAATCTTACGCTTGACAATTCTATCAGGCAGTTTTTTCCGCAGAAAGACGTGTCCTATACACGTATGACAGAAACCGAAGACCAGTTCGGAAGTATGCTTTCAATAGGACTTACGCTCGAAGCAAAGGACGGAACCATTCTTACCCCGGAATACATTGACGTTGTAAGAAAAATTACTGACCGAGCACTTTCAATAAAGGAAGTAGAAAACATTGACTCCCTTACACACATTGACTATGTATGCGAACAGGACGGTTCAATCTGCGCAACCCAGCTTATTCCGGATACGTACACGGGAACAGAAGAAGACATAAACCTTTTGCGCTCACGGCTTTCTGAATGGGACGATATGTACGGCCGTGTAATTATAAACGACGACGGTACGGCAACCCAGATGCAGATTACAATAAGCCCCAACAAAACTTCTGAATCTGACTCAACAAGGCAGCAGAGGGTTTTGGACGAAGTACGCAGTATTGCAAAAGAAGAAACAAAAGGTCACAGCCTTAAGTTCAAGTTAGCAGGTGAACCGGTACTTTCAGAAAACTCAAGGGCATTCATGATGTCTGACCTTATGCGGCTTATTCCGCTGGTAATCATTGTAGTTCTTCTTTCACTGTTTTTGAGTTTCAAGACTGTTGATGGAACAATTCTTCCGCTCATTACAGTTCTTATGTCTACGGTTATTTCATGCGGACTCATGGGCATGTTCGGCGTAACATTTACGCTGGTTTCAAGCGTAATTCCTGTTGCGCTTATTGCAGTGGGTTCAGCATACGGAATTCATGTTCTTACACATTACTACGTGGCACTTGACAGTATTGAAGGCGAACTCACGAAGGAAAAATATGAAGAATGCGTTTTCAGCGGACTTAAGGAAGTGTGGACGGCTGTTCTTCTTGCAGGACTTACGACAATCGTCGGTTTTATATCCCTAGTTTCAAGCCCGATCGGACCACTCCACAGTTTTTCTGTCTTTACTGCAATAGGCGTAGCCCTTTCATTGATTTTCTCAGTAACATTTATTCCGGCTGTGCTTCTGCTTAAAGATTTGAGTAAAGTAAGAACAAAGTCCAGAAAAATAGCAAAACTTACAGACAAAATGAAGTCCCGCCTGGAAAAGGCAAAGAAACTCCGTGGCGGAAAGGAAGAAGATGAAGCAAGCGCAGACACTTTGTACAGCATATTCAAATTTTTCTGCGGTTCAAAGACAAGGCTTGTACTTACTTCACTTGCAATTGTTGCCCTTTCGCTCACGGGTCTGAGACTGCTCAAAATAGACACCGCGCTTATAAACTACTTCCCGAAGACTGCGCAGTTCAGGCAGGATCTTGATTATATAGACAAAGACTTTGCCGGAACAAACAGCGTATTCTTTACAATAACGGGCCCCGAAAAAGGCGACATTGCAAACCCTGAACTTCTCAAAGCCGTAGACGATATGCAGAACCAGCTTCAGGAAGATCACGAAAGCATTGGAAAAATTGTTTCGCTTACGACATTCATCAAGCGCATAAACCAGGTGTGGCATGTTCCGACTACGGAAACTGTACAGGAAACACAGACTGCAGCGGTTTCTGAAGAAGACAGCGCACAGACAGCAGACCTTTCATGGGGAGATGATTCAGACTGGGGAAGCAGTGATTCACTTTCTTGGGGAGACGATGAAACTTCTGAAGAAGAAACTGTTCCGCAAGTGCAGTTCAATGACCCCAACACTGAATATGCAAAGGTTCTTTCCGGAACAATGACAACAAAGGAAGTGCTGGATCTTCTTAATGAAGCATATACGGCAGCCGGCGGAAAAAATGCCACTACTGATGAAATAGTAGATGAGCTCATGAAAAAGACAAACTACAACGGGGCTGCATATTATGAAATTCCGTATGACACCGCAAAGTATCCTGTTGCATCCAGGGAAGAACTCAAGGGTGTTGTAAACGGATACCTTACCCTTCTGAGCGGTTCACTAGGAAGATTCATTGATGACGACATGAACCCTCAGACAATGCGCATCACCTGTCAGTTGAGAAGCCATTCAACTGATGAGACAGGTTCAATAATTGCCGATGCCAAAAAATTTGCCCAGGAAAGATTCCCCGAAGGATACACTCTTGAAGCAACAGGTTCAGGAGAAATGGAATACACAATGACAAAGATGATTGTTTCAAGCCAGTTCTCAAGTCTTGCAGTATCACTCATATCTGTATTTATAATCATTGCGGTTTCGTTCAAATCTGTCTGGGCAGGACTTCTTGGTGCTGTTCCGCTGGCTCTTGCAATTCTTCTGAACTACATGACCATGGGTTTTGCACACATAAACCTTGACCTTGTAACAAGCATCATTGCTTCTGTCGCTGTTGGTGTTGGAATAGACTACACAATTCACTTTCTTACGACTTACAGGGAAGAACGTGCAAAAAGCGATGATATTGTGCTTGTCACAAAAATGACGTTCAAAAAGAGCGGTCACGGAATAATGACAAACGCAGTTGCTGTAGGACTGGGATTTTTGGTTTTGTGTCTGTCAAAGTTTACGGTTCTGAAATACATAGGCGTACTTGTAGCAATTGTTATGTTTACGTCAAGTTTCCTGGCAATGACAATTATTCCGGGAATATTAAATCTTACCGACCCGAAATTCATCAGGCCGAAAGAAAAATAA
- a CDS encoding HAD-IA family hydrolase produces the protein MYIDKTELGKLYDMFTTCAPIFTALGDANRPKLILDIADAGEGGANVSTLAAKSHLSRPAVSHHLKVLRDSGFVTTLKRGTQIFYRLNLVHNLDKIDTLVHGIQEVIERVKETQLQELNSSTQRAIDAIIFDMDGVLFDSESITRKMWKQAAQEYSVSDIETAVSDCTGRSIPDTCAYLVKKYGRSFPAMEFRKRCSELFHAYVDKNGLPLMYYAREILDYLKQHGYRLALASSTRKSVVEKELADAGLRGYFETVTCGDMVTHSKPDPEIYMEACRSLGVDPLKCLAIEDSPNGILSAYGAGLKPVMIPDQIQPDDEIKARLFILCSNLKELEKYL, from the coding sequence ATGTACATAGACAAAACCGAACTTGGAAAACTGTATGACATGTTCACAACCTGCGCTCCCATATTCACCGCACTCGGTGACGCAAACCGCCCCAAACTCATCCTTGACATAGCAGACGCCGGCGAAGGTGGAGCCAACGTAAGCACTCTTGCCGCAAAATCGCATCTGTCAAGACCAGCCGTCTCACATCATCTGAAAGTACTCAGGGACAGCGGTTTTGTAACGACCCTCAAGCGCGGAACACAGATTTTCTACAGACTCAACCTTGTACACAACCTTGACAAAATAGACACTCTTGTTCACGGAATTCAGGAAGTAATAGAAAGGGTAAAGGAAACCCAGCTTCAGGAACTGAACAGTTCAACACAGCGCGCCATAGATGCAATAATCTTTGACATGGACGGCGTGCTCTTTGACAGCGAAAGCATAACACGCAAAATGTGGAAGCAGGCCGCCCAGGAATATTCCGTAAGCGACATAGAAACAGCCGTGTCTGACTGTACAGGAAGAAGCATACCCGACACCTGCGCCTACCTTGTCAAAAAGTACGGAAGGTCTTTTCCTGCAATGGAATTCCGCAAAAGATGTTCCGAACTTTTTCACGCTTATGTAGATAAAAACGGACTGCCGCTCATGTATTATGCCCGCGAAATTCTCGATTACCTTAAACAGCACGGTTACCGGCTTGCACTGGCTTCTTCCACAAGAAAGTCAGTAGTAGAAAAGGAACTTGCAGATGCCGGTTTGCGCGGTTATTTCGAAACTGTAACATGCGGTGACATGGTAACCCATTCCAAGCCCGATCCCGAAATTTACATGGAAGCCTGCCGCAGTCTGGGTGTAGATCCGCTCAAATGCCTGGCAATAGAAGACAGTCCCAACGGAATACTTTCGGCTTACGGAGCAGGACTCAAGCCTGTAATGATTCCCGACCAGATTCAGCCCGATGACGAAATAAAGGCACGCCTCTTTATTCTTTGTTCAAACTTAAAGGAACTTGAAAAATATCTTTAG